Proteins co-encoded in one Chloroflexi bacterium ADurb.Bin180 genomic window:
- the yjiA gene encoding putative GTP-binding protein YjiA, with protein MQEGSNAFVHLKYHGARDPGLPPDPSLRKPVTVVAGFLGAGKTTLLNHMLAQRLDGRTEIIVREFGALGIDQELIAAESAHIQLILAANLFVDPQTRLFWGLENLYSRCDKLGLNRYTWQDVDFDRVLLESSGLDRPEHLAQLFYLDKLRDHFRLDAAIVVVDAEYGDLTLDQYRLAREQAAFADILLVNKADLAGDATMSSLEARLRRINPLARVYRTEYTALPCEQVVDVGLFDGVPGFDILSGLEASSPAEPPESRARSGWPQSTEGEGKLDDIQSVVLTESRPLDKEKLTAWLRTLFDTRGLDILRSKGFLWFAGSEHRYVFQGVRRTFHSKADRPWQPGEVRKSTIVLIGEHLDDGQALQEGLSACVATS; from the coding sequence GTGCAAGAGGGCTCGAACGCGTTCGTCCACCTGAAATACCACGGCGCGCGGGATCCGGGCCTGCCGCCGGACCCCAGCCTGCGCAAGCCGGTGACCGTCGTCGCCGGGTTCCTGGGGGCGGGCAAGACGACGCTGCTCAACCACATGCTGGCCCAGCGCCTCGACGGTCGCACCGAGATCATCGTCCGCGAGTTCGGCGCCCTGGGCATCGACCAGGAGCTGATTGCCGCCGAGAGTGCGCACATCCAGCTCATCCTGGCGGCCAACCTGTTCGTCGATCCGCAGACTCGGCTTTTCTGGGGGCTGGAGAACCTGTACAGCCGCTGCGACAAGCTGGGCCTCAATCGCTACACGTGGCAGGACGTCGATTTCGACCGCGTCCTGCTGGAGAGCAGCGGCCTGGACCGGCCCGAGCACCTGGCCCAGCTCTTCTACCTGGACAAGCTGCGCGATCATTTCCGCCTCGATGCCGCGATCGTCGTCGTCGACGCCGAATACGGCGACCTCACACTGGACCAATACCGCTTGGCCCGCGAGCAGGCCGCTTTTGCGGACATCCTGCTGGTCAACAAGGCCGACCTGGCCGGCGACGCGACGATGAGCAGCCTGGAAGCCAGGCTGCGGCGCATCAATCCCCTGGCGCGCGTCTACCGCACCGAGTACACCGCGCTGCCCTGCGAGCAGGTCGTGGACGTGGGGCTGTTCGACGGCGTGCCGGGGTTCGACATCCTGTCCGGCCTGGAGGCCTCCAGTCCGGCCGAGCCGCCGGAGTCCCGAGCTCGCTCGGGCTGGCCGCAATCCACCGAGGGAGAGGGCAAATTGGACGATATCCAAAGCGTGGTGCTGACCGAGAGCCGGCCGCTGGACAAGGAAAAGCTGACCGCGTGGCTGCGCACGCTGTTCGACACGCGCGGCCTCGACATCCTGCGCAGCAAGGGCTTTCTGTGGTTCGCAGGCTCCGAGCACCGCTACGTCTTCCAGGGCGTTCGCCGGACCTTCCACTCCAAGGCGGACCGGCCCTGGCAGCCGGGCGAGGTGCGCAAGAGCACCATCGTCCTGATCGGGGAGCACCTCGACGACGGGCAGGCGCTGCAGGAGGGACTGAGCGCCTGCGTCGCGACCTCGTGA